Proteins encoded within one genomic window of Oncorhynchus masou masou isolate Uvic2021 chromosome 1, UVic_Omas_1.1, whole genome shotgun sequence:
- the LOC135550380 gene encoding DNA-directed RNA polymerases I, II, and III subunit RPABC5 yields MIIPVRCFTCGKIVGNKWEAYLGLLQAEYTEGDALDALGLKRYCCRRMLLAHVDLIEKLLNYAPLEK; encoded by the exons ATGATTATCCCAGTCCGGTGCTTCACCTGTGGGAAAATCGTTGGGAATAAATGGGAGGCGTACCTTGGCCTCCTTCAAGCTGAATACACTGAAGG TGATGCCCTTGATGCTCTTGGTCTGAAGAGGTATTGCTGTCGGAGGATGCTGCTGGCTCATGTAGACCTCATTGAGAAGTTGCTGAATTATGCACCCCTGGAGAAATGA
- the LOC135550370 gene encoding tropomyosin-1, isoforms 33/34-like — protein MEAKAKSGAPAPKASSKAEKKETAPPKKVDPTPVEPPPPAVPVEEPPVEDGSAEPEGAPEGEEAAEASTDSLESLKPFLIGGAIIAAGAILLGALLLARRN, from the coding sequence ATGGAAGCTAAGGCTAAGAGCGGGGCACCAGCGCCCAAGGCATCCTCTAAAGCAGAGAAGAAGGAGACCGCTCCCCCTAAAAAGGTCGACCCCACTCCAGTAGAGCCTCCACCCCCAGCGGTCCCTGTGGAAGAGCCTCCAGTGGAGGATGGCTCAGCTGAACCAGAGGGGGCaccagagggggaggaggcagcaGAGGCCAGCACAGACTCCCTGGAAAGCCTGAAGCCCTTCCTCATTGGTGGTGCCATCATCGCTGCTGGTGCCATCCTGTTGGGGGCGCTGTTGTTGGCAAGAAGAAATTAA